The following are from one region of the Pectobacterium actinidiae genome:
- a CDS encoding glycoside hydrolase family 1 protein, whose translation MSKVALTIPPDFILGAAASAWQTEGWSGKKAGQDSYLDLWYKQDRQVWHNGYGPAKATDFFNRYREDVALMKLAGLTNYRTSINWSRFMLDYEQGIVDEEYAAYIDNLLDEMHRQGIEPMICLEHYELPACLLDKYQGWSSKQVVEWFVLYADAVFARYAGKVKRWFTFNEPIVVQTRVYLDALRYPYEQNTHTWMQWNHHKNLATAKVVQRFRQQGYHQEGGSIGVILNPEVTYPRSRAAHDVKAAHLYDLFYNRVFLDPALKGEYPAELMALLAQHQVKWDYTEEELAIIRDNTVDEVGINLYYPHRVKAPSREWNKDTPFHPAYYYEHFELPGRRMNTSRGWEINPKIIYDMAKRIQRDYGNAPWFVAENGIGIENEARFKDDAGVIQDDYRIAFIAEHLYWTLKAKEEGANCRGYMLWAFTDNVSPMNAFKNRYGLIEIDLEQDRQRRPKKSAAWFRQLHDTRRLELTLDDEEK comes from the coding sequence ATGAGTAAGGTTGCACTGACTATTCCACCGGATTTTATTCTGGGCGCGGCGGCATCAGCGTGGCAAACGGAAGGATGGAGCGGCAAAAAGGCAGGGCAGGATTCCTATTTGGATCTCTGGTACAAGCAGGATCGTCAGGTCTGGCACAACGGCTATGGCCCGGCAAAAGCGACGGACTTTTTTAATCGCTATCGGGAAGACGTGGCGCTGATGAAACTGGCGGGGCTGACGAACTATCGCACGTCGATCAACTGGTCACGCTTTATGCTGGACTATGAGCAAGGCATCGTCGATGAGGAGTATGCAGCCTATATCGATAACCTGCTGGATGAAATGCACCGGCAGGGGATCGAACCAATGATCTGCCTTGAACATTATGAGCTGCCCGCCTGCCTGTTGGATAAGTACCAGGGCTGGTCATCCAAGCAGGTGGTGGAGTGGTTTGTGCTGTACGCCGATGCGGTTTTCGCCCGCTATGCCGGGAAAGTGAAGCGCTGGTTTACCTTCAATGAACCGATTGTGGTGCAGACGCGCGTTTATCTGGACGCGCTACGCTACCCTTATGAGCAGAACACGCACACCTGGATGCAGTGGAATCACCATAAGAATCTGGCGACGGCAAAAGTGGTGCAGCGGTTTAGGCAGCAGGGCTATCACCAGGAGGGCGGCTCGATCGGTGTGATCCTCAATCCTGAAGTCACGTATCCGCGATCCCGTGCGGCGCATGATGTGAAAGCGGCACACCTTTACGATTTGTTCTATAACCGGGTTTTTCTCGATCCGGCGTTAAAAGGTGAATATCCGGCAGAACTGATGGCGCTACTGGCACAGCATCAGGTGAAGTGGGATTACACGGAAGAAGAGCTGGCGATCATTCGGGATAATACGGTCGATGAGGTGGGGATCAACCTGTATTACCCACATCGGGTAAAAGCGCCCAGCCGCGAATGGAACAAGGACACACCGTTCCACCCGGCCTATTACTACGAGCATTTTGAGCTACCGGGGCGTCGAATGAACACCTCGCGTGGCTGGGAGATCAATCCCAAAATTATTTACGACATGGCAAAACGCATCCAGCGCGACTACGGCAACGCGCCGTGGTTTGTGGCGGAAAACGGTATCGGAATCGAGAACGAGGCGCGTTTTAAAGACGACGCGGGCGTGATTCAGGACGATTACCGCATCGCGTTTATTGCCGAGCACCTTTACTGGACGCTCAAGGCGAAGGAGGAGGGGGCAAACTGTCGCGGCTACATGCTGTGGGCGTTTACCGACAACGTCTCGCCGATGAACGCGTTTAAAAACCGTTACGGATTAATTGAAATCGATCTGGAACAGGATCGGCAACGGCGGCCGAAAAAATCTGCCGCCTGGTTTCGCCAACTGCACGACACGCGTCGGCTTGAATTGACGCTGGATGATGAAGAGAAATAG
- a CDS encoding PTS sugar transporter subunit IIC, whose product MSFKDQLIDSLGSFANKFNSLRYIMAIKASFITLMPVIIVGAFSVLISNMVMDPKNGLASFSMFSFLAELKPIMSGINYATLSFLTIGAVFLIGIELGKINGSRGLFPGLLAVICFIAVTPTTIEMAVNGQMMVVKDVLAKQFSDTKSLFLGMFIAILSVEMYTKLQNVDRLQIKMPDSVPPNVAASFSALFPSIITVVAIATFGFVFHRVTGMYLYDAVYKVVQQPLESVVQSLPGLLVLMFVAQLFWVIGIHGNQMIKPIREPLLLGAIAVNMTAFEQGQEIPNIITMPFWDVYMSIGGSGLTIGLLLAVMIASKRKEMKEIAKISFGPSVFNINEPVIFGMPIMLNPILAIPFIITPLVTGTIGYFATSMGFAGKAVVMVPWTTPPIINAWLSTAGSMGAVATQIVCIIVAMLIYLPFVKVASRRAELAQLEAEKQAAAEKA is encoded by the coding sequence ATGTCATTTAAGGACCAACTGATTGATTCATTGGGCTCCTTTGCCAATAAATTTAACAGTCTGCGTTACATTATGGCGATTAAGGCATCCTTTATTACGCTGATGCCAGTCATTATCGTCGGGGCGTTTTCCGTTCTGATTTCCAACATGGTGATGGACCCCAAAAATGGTCTGGCCAGTTTTTCTATGTTTTCGTTCCTGGCGGAACTTAAACCGATTATGAGCGGCATTAACTACGCTACGCTCAGCTTTCTGACGATCGGTGCCGTCTTCCTGATTGGTATCGAGCTTGGGAAGATTAACGGTTCACGCGGGCTGTTTCCCGGCCTGCTGGCGGTGATTTGCTTTATTGCCGTTACGCCAACCACCATCGAAATGGCCGTCAACGGGCAGATGATGGTGGTAAAAGACGTGCTGGCGAAACAGTTCTCTGATACCAAAAGCCTGTTTCTGGGGATGTTCATCGCCATCCTGTCTGTCGAGATGTATACCAAGCTGCAAAATGTCGATCGGTTGCAGATTAAAATGCCAGACAGCGTGCCGCCCAACGTCGCGGCCTCTTTTTCGGCGCTGTTTCCCTCCATTATCACGGTCGTTGCGATTGCCACCTTTGGGTTTGTGTTCCACCGCGTGACGGGCATGTATCTGTATGACGCCGTCTATAAAGTCGTGCAGCAGCCGCTGGAATCTGTGGTGCAAAGCCTGCCCGGTTTACTGGTGCTGATGTTTGTCGCTCAGTTGTTCTGGGTGATCGGGATTCACGGCAACCAGATGATTAAGCCAATTCGTGAACCGCTGCTGCTGGGGGCGATTGCCGTCAACATGACCGCGTTCGAACAAGGGCAGGAAATACCGAACATTATCACTATGCCGTTCTGGGATGTGTACATGAGCATCGGGGGTTCCGGCCTGACGATTGGCCTGCTGCTGGCGGTGATGATTGCTTCCAAGCGCAAAGAGATGAAAGAGATCGCCAAAATTTCTTTCGGCCCTAGCGTGTTCAATATTAATGAGCCGGTAATTTTTGGTATGCCGATTATGCTCAACCCGATTCTGGCGATTCCCTTCATTATCACACCGTTAGTGACGGGCACGATTGGTTATTTCGCCACCAGCATGGGATTTGCGGGCAAAGCCGTGGTGATGGTGCCGTGGACGACACCGCCGATCATTAACGCCTGGCTGTCGACGGCGGGGTCGATGGGAGCGGTTGCTACACAGATCGTATGCATCATCGTCGCGATGCTGATCTATCTGCCGTTTGTCAAAGTGGCGTCCCGTCGTGCTGAACTGGCGCAGTTGGAAGCAGAAAAGCAGGCCGCAGCGGAAAAAGCCTGA
- a CDS encoding PTS lactose/cellobiose transporter subunit IIA: MKDTENVPAFDMEQTVMELLINAGEARSNAMMAIQAARQREWQQADELLAASQEAARAAHRVQTQLIGLDEGQGKVPVNLIMVHAQDHLMTAMLCRDLAEEIVLLRREMAASQN, encoded by the coding sequence ATGAAAGATACAGAAAACGTTCCTGCATTCGATATGGAACAAACCGTGATGGAACTGCTGATTAATGCAGGTGAAGCGCGCTCAAACGCCATGATGGCCATTCAGGCCGCGCGTCAACGGGAGTGGCAACAGGCTGACGAGCTGCTCGCTGCGTCACAGGAGGCGGCACGCGCGGCTCACCGCGTTCAAACTCAGCTGATCGGTCTGGACGAAGGGCAAGGAAAGGTGCCCGTCAACCTGATCATGGTGCATGCACAAGATCATCTGATGACCGCCATGCTATGCCGGGATTTGGCGGAAGAGATTGTCTTGCTACGCCGAGAAATGGCTGCATCACAAAACTGA
- a CDS encoding LacI family DNA-binding transcriptional regulator has protein sequence MKTMLEVARRAGVSKATVSRVLNGTGQVKQATRDAVFRAMDELGYRPNFLARSLARRTSNSIGLVISNFDGPYFGRLLRRATDIAESHGKHLIVTDGHDTPEDEQRAVQLLSDRQCDAIILYTRYMSETDLMALLNTLTIPMIVMNRDLPQARERCIFFRQQQAAFDVVNYLIEQGHREIACITAPMQTPTAQARLAGYQQALTTHQIALEPRRVAHGTSMVASGYQATRQLLNSGISFSALFASNDHMAIGAMKALYEAGKKLPQDVSVFGFDDEPCATYLHPSLSTVYMPIEEMAATAITQVLDLIAGKEVQTLQPFTGELKLRESVQEGPYYTT, from the coding sequence ATGAAAACCATGCTTGAGGTGGCAAGACGTGCAGGAGTGTCTAAAGCGACCGTTTCCAGAGTGCTAAACGGCACGGGTCAGGTCAAACAGGCAACACGCGACGCGGTATTTCGGGCAATGGATGAGCTAGGCTACCGTCCTAATTTTCTGGCACGTTCGCTGGCTCGCCGTACATCAAACAGCATTGGTCTCGTTATTTCCAATTTTGACGGCCCCTACTTTGGCCGCCTGTTGCGCCGTGCTACGGATATCGCGGAAAGCCACGGTAAACACCTGATCGTGACCGACGGACACGATACGCCGGAAGACGAACAGCGTGCGGTGCAGCTTCTGTCTGACAGGCAGTGCGACGCCATCATTCTCTATACCCGCTATATGTCCGAAACGGACCTCATGGCACTGCTCAACACGCTGACTATTCCGATGATCGTGATGAATCGCGATCTGCCGCAGGCGCGAGAGCGCTGTATTTTCTTCCGCCAGCAGCAGGCCGCGTTTGACGTGGTGAATTACCTGATCGAACAGGGTCATCGCGAGATTGCCTGCATCACCGCGCCGATGCAGACGCCGACGGCACAGGCACGGCTCGCGGGCTATCAGCAGGCATTAACTACCCATCAGATTGCGCTTGAACCGCGCCGGGTAGCGCACGGAACCAGTATGGTAGCCAGCGGCTATCAGGCCACACGCCAGTTGCTGAATAGCGGCATCAGCTTTAGCGCACTGTTTGCCAGTAACGATCATATGGCAATTGGCGCGATGAAAGCGCTGTATGAAGCGGGGAAAAAATTACCGCAGGATGTCTCCGTCTTCGGCTTTGACGACGAACCCTGCGCGACCTATCTGCACCCTTCGCTTTCCACCGTCTACATGCCGATTGAAGAGATGGCCGCCACCGCGATTACGCAAGTGCTGGATTTAATCGCAGGCAAAGAGGTCCAGACGCTGCAACCTTTTACCGGCGAACTTAAACTGCGCGAGTCGGTTCAAGAAGGGCCGTATTACACGACGTAA
- a CDS encoding helix-turn-helix domain-containing protein, which produces MKNDNQGNGAQEGMQVATPIARLAVSIRRERERLNLSVTELAKRAGLAKSTLSQLETGIGNPSLETLWALAMALDVQVSQLIGQSRQHVQVIRANEGAATYSEQANYAATLLAACPAGVQRDIYRLKVQPGEARISQPHMPGTIEHVILSRGRARIGPVAQPVELSAGDYISYSADVPHLFDALEADTSAVMLIEHG; this is translated from the coding sequence ATGAAGAACGATAATCAGGGAAATGGCGCACAAGAGGGGATGCAGGTTGCTACGCCTATCGCACGGCTGGCTGTCTCTATTCGGCGCGAGCGTGAGCGGCTAAATCTGTCAGTGACCGAGCTGGCAAAGCGTGCGGGGCTGGCTAAATCAACGCTTTCACAGTTGGAGACTGGGATCGGTAACCCGAGCCTGGAAACGCTCTGGGCGCTGGCGATGGCGCTTGATGTGCAGGTCAGCCAGTTAATTGGTCAGTCTCGTCAGCATGTACAGGTTATTCGGGCTAATGAAGGCGCGGCCACCTATTCGGAGCAGGCAAACTATGCCGCGACGCTGCTGGCAGCGTGTCCGGCAGGCGTACAGCGTGATATCTATCGGCTTAAGGTGCAGCCGGGCGAGGCCAGAATCTCGCAACCACATATGCCGGGAACGATAGAACATGTGATTCTGAGTCGCGGTCGTGCCAGGATCGGGCCTGTCGCACAGCCCGTTGAACTGAGCGCAGGGGATTACATCAGCTATTCGGCGGATGTCCCGCATCTGTTTGACGCACTGGAAGCGGATACGAGCGCGGTGATGTTGATTGAACATGGCTAA
- a CDS encoding DMT family transporter — translation MTPQTRGTIEMAIAMIISGTVGWFVLTTEQSPMTVVFWRCAFGALTMLIVCGLLGLLRHGIMNRKQVGIAILGGLALVLNWTLLFGAYSHASIAVATVVYHTQPFMLVGLGALFFREVLTFNKVCWLLCAFSGIVLIVSAQTGTASDSNGYLSGVLMALGAAFFYAVAAAITKKLSGIPPHLLVLIQLLVGVVVLAPFAAIPASPTASQWGMLIAIGVIHTGLMSTLLYSAIQKIPTTLVGALSFIYPVIAALVDWAAFGHGLDAMQLAGAVAILLSAAGMTFGWRITLRGKAERISPDTTE, via the coding sequence ATGACACCCCAGACGCGCGGCACGATAGAAATGGCTATCGCGATGATCATTTCCGGTACGGTTGGCTGGTTCGTCCTGACGACAGAGCAATCCCCTATGACGGTAGTTTTCTGGCGTTGCGCGTTCGGCGCATTGACGATGCTGATCGTCTGCGGGCTATTGGGCTTGCTGCGACACGGCATCATGAACAGGAAGCAGGTTGGCATTGCCATACTCGGCGGTCTGGCGCTGGTGCTCAACTGGACGCTGCTGTTCGGCGCTTACTCGCACGCCTCTATTGCCGTCGCCACCGTGGTTTATCACACGCAGCCCTTTATGCTCGTGGGGCTAGGCGCGCTCTTTTTCAGGGAAGTGCTGACCTTCAACAAAGTCTGCTGGTTACTGTGTGCCTTTAGCGGCATCGTCCTGATCGTCAGTGCTCAAACAGGAACCGCCAGCGATAGTAACGGCTACCTCTCTGGCGTACTGATGGCGTTGGGTGCTGCATTCTTTTATGCCGTGGCGGCCGCGATAACGAAAAAGCTGTCAGGAATTCCGCCGCATCTACTCGTGCTGATACAGCTACTCGTTGGTGTCGTGGTTCTTGCGCCCTTTGCGGCAATCCCCGCTTCTCCTACGGCTTCACAGTGGGGAATGCTTATAGCGATTGGTGTGATCCATACCGGCCTGATGTCGACGCTATTGTACAGCGCAATCCAGAAAATCCCGACCACACTGGTTGGCGCACTGTCGTTCATCTATCCCGTCATCGCGGCGCTGGTAGACTGGGCGGCTTTTGGGCATGGGTTGGATGCCATGCAGCTTGCCGGGGCGGTGGCGATTCTGCTGTCTGCCGCCGGAATGACGTTCGGCTGGCGCATCACGCTCAGGGGAAAAGCAGAGCGCATCTCCCCTGATACCACCGAATAA
- the lysA gene encoding diaminopimelate decarboxylase, which produces MPHDLNDVTHALNAQSLRELPARFGCPVWAYDAQTIVNRIAQLRQFDTIRFAQKACSNTHILRLMREQGVKVDSVSLGEIERALIAGFVPGTDAHEIVFTADLLDRPTLQRVSELNIPVNAGSVDMLEQLGRQSPGHPVWLRVNPGFGHGHSQKTNTGGENSKHGIWYGDLPLALAHIQRYQLKLVGIHMHIGSGVDYGHLEQVCEAMVQQVVELGQDIEAISAGGGLSIPYRHGEEAIDTEHYYGLWNAAREKIAAHLGHPVTLEIEPGRFLVAESGVLVAEVRAIKSMGSRHFVLVDAGFNDLMRPAMYGSYHHVSLLSGDGRDISQSMLRDSVIAGPLCESGDVFTQQAGGGVETFALPEAQVGDYLVFHDTGAYGASMSSNYNSRPLLPEVLFENGEPRLIRRRQTLDELLTLEAL; this is translated from the coding sequence ATGCCACACGACCTGAATGATGTAACCCATGCTCTAAATGCCCAAAGCCTGCGTGAACTGCCTGCCCGCTTTGGTTGCCCGGTTTGGGCCTATGATGCACAGACCATCGTTAACCGCATCGCCCAACTGCGCCAGTTCGACACCATTCGCTTCGCGCAGAAGGCGTGTTCCAACACGCATATTTTGCGCCTGATGCGTGAGCAAGGGGTGAAAGTGGATTCGGTCTCGCTGGGTGAGATCGAGCGTGCGCTGATTGCTGGATTTGTACCGGGTACTGATGCGCATGAGATCGTGTTTACTGCCGATTTGCTGGATCGCCCGACGCTGCAACGCGTTTCCGAACTGAACATTCCGGTGAACGCCGGTTCAGTCGATATGTTGGAACAGCTCGGGCGGCAGTCTCCGGGGCATCCGGTGTGGCTGCGTGTGAATCCAGGTTTTGGTCATGGTCACAGCCAGAAAACTAACACCGGCGGCGAGAACAGCAAGCACGGTATCTGGTACGGCGATTTGCCGCTGGCGCTGGCCCACATTCAGCGTTATCAGTTGAAGCTGGTGGGGATCCACATGCACATTGGTTCCGGCGTCGATTACGGCCATCTGGAACAGGTGTGCGAGGCGATGGTGCAGCAGGTCGTTGAGCTGGGTCAGGATATCGAGGCGATTTCAGCGGGCGGCGGGCTGTCGATTCCGTATCGCCACGGCGAAGAAGCGATTGATACTGAACACTACTACGGGCTGTGGAACGCGGCGCGCGAGAAAATTGCTGCGCACCTCGGCCATCCGGTGACGTTGGAAATCGAGCCGGGACGTTTTCTGGTCGCAGAATCCGGCGTGCTGGTAGCGGAAGTGCGGGCGATAAAATCGATGGGAAGCCGTCACTTTGTGCTGGTTGATGCCGGATTTAACGATCTGATGCGTCCGGCGATGTACGGCAGCTATCACCATGTTTCTCTGCTGTCGGGCGATGGCCGTGATATCAGCCAGTCCATGCTGCGCGACAGCGTGATTGCCGGGCCGCTGTGTGAATCCGGCGATGTGTTTACCCAACAGGCGGGCGGCGGCGTGGAAACGTTCGCGCTGCCGGAGGCGCAGGTTGGCGACTATCTGGTATTCCATGACACCGGTGCGTACGGTGCATCCATGTCCTCGAACTACAACAGCCGCCCGCTGCTGCCGGAAGTGCTGTTTGAAAACGGCGAACCGCGCCTGATTCGCCGTCGCCAGACGCTGGACGAGCTGCTGACGCTGGAAGCGCTTTAA
- a CDS encoding LysR family transcriptional regulator translates to MAAISLRHIEIFHAVMTTGNLTEAADLLNTSQPTVSRELARFEKLIQMTLFERLRGRLYPTAQGLQLFEEVQRSYYGLDRIINAASDIRRFQQAQLSITCLPVFSQSLLPDVCKPLLTRYPLLNLHIIPQESPLLEEWLSAQRHDLGLTENSLTPAGTERQTLMLLNEVCVLPAGHPLAQKTVLTPQDFADEPFISLSSADSYRQLLDKLFQEQSVSRRMVLETHSAASVCTMVRAGVGLSIVNPLTALDYAASGVVVRPFSIDVPFTVSLIRPLHRPASALVDTVIDQLKQYAAGVPSRLEQVLQRS, encoded by the coding sequence ATGGCGGCAATATCTTTGCGGCACATAGAGATTTTCCATGCGGTCATGACCACCGGGAATCTGACGGAGGCGGCGGATCTGCTGAACACCTCGCAGCCGACCGTCAGCCGCGAGCTGGCACGTTTTGAGAAACTGATTCAGATGACGCTGTTCGAGCGGCTGCGCGGCAGGCTTTACCCCACCGCACAGGGGCTACAGCTGTTTGAAGAAGTGCAGCGCTCTTACTATGGACTGGATCGGATTATCAACGCCGCCAGCGATATTCGCCGTTTCCAGCAGGCGCAGCTTTCTATTACCTGTCTGCCCGTGTTCTCACAGTCGCTGCTGCCCGACGTCTGCAAGCCGCTGCTGACGCGTTATCCGCTGCTGAACCTGCACATCATTCCGCAAGAATCGCCGCTGCTGGAAGAGTGGCTGTCTGCCCAGCGCCACGATTTGGGTCTAACGGAAAATAGCCTCACGCCAGCCGGAACCGAGCGGCAAACGCTGATGTTACTCAATGAAGTGTGCGTGCTGCCTGCCGGGCATCCGCTGGCGCAAAAAACGGTGCTCACACCGCAGGATTTTGCCGATGAGCCCTTTATCAGCCTGTCGAGCGCCGACAGCTATCGCCAGTTGCTGGACAAACTGTTTCAGGAACAGAGCGTGTCGCGCAGGATGGTGCTGGAAACCCACAGCGCGGCGTCGGTGTGTACGATGGTCAGGGCGGGCGTAGGGTTGTCCATCGTCAACCCGCTCACTGCGTTGGATTATGCCGCCTCCGGCGTGGTCGTGCGGCCTTTCAGCATAGACGTCCCCTTTACGGTCAGCCTGATTCGTCCGCTGCACCGCCCTGCTTCGGCGCTGGTCGATACCGTAATTGATCAACTCAAGCAGTACGCCGCCGGCGTACCTTCACGTCTGGAGCAGGTCTTGCAGCGCTCATAA
- a CDS encoding LysR family transcriptional regulator, giving the protein MDRITAAEVFVTIIDRGSMIAAADTLDMSRAMVTRYLAEMETWAGARLLHRTTRKLSLTDAGEKTLARCREMLALTADMRVEADTDDATLSGLLRLSCSQSLAQGALGMAITAFLRRHPRVAIDLQMNNRTVNLVEERIDLALRITNELDPNLIARPLASCESVLCASPSYLNEHGIPRQLTDLSIHNCLTYTYFGKSLWHFSRDGEKFTIPVSGNLSGNESLVLLAGALEGAGISLQPRYSVAPYLANGQLVALLPEYRPQAMGIYGIYTSRRQMPAALRTLLDFLVDWFAHDPRWRALTQPSAQ; this is encoded by the coding sequence ATGGATCGTATTACGGCAGCCGAAGTATTTGTGACGATTATAGACCGCGGTAGCATGATCGCGGCGGCGGATACGCTGGATATGTCCCGTGCGATGGTGACGCGCTATCTGGCGGAGATGGAAACGTGGGCGGGGGCGCGGTTATTGCACCGCACCACGCGCAAGCTGAGCCTGACGGATGCGGGAGAAAAAACGCTGGCGCGCTGTCGGGAGATGCTGGCTCTGACGGCGGATATGCGCGTCGAGGCCGATACTGACGATGCCACGTTAAGTGGCCTGCTGCGCCTTAGCTGTTCACAGTCGCTGGCACAGGGGGCGCTCGGAATGGCGATAACGGCCTTCCTGCGGCGGCATCCTCGGGTCGCTATCGATCTGCAAATGAATAACCGGACGGTGAATCTGGTTGAGGAACGTATCGATCTGGCGCTGCGCATTACCAATGAGCTGGATCCTAATCTGATCGCGCGTCCACTGGCGAGCTGTGAGTCAGTGTTGTGTGCGTCGCCTTCTTATCTGAATGAGCACGGAATTCCGCGACAGCTAACCGATCTCTCGATTCATAATTGCCTCACCTACACCTATTTTGGCAAAAGCCTGTGGCATTTTTCCCGCGATGGTGAAAAGTTTACGATTCCCGTTAGCGGTAACCTGAGCGGCAATGAGTCGCTGGTGCTGCTGGCCGGCGCGCTGGAAGGGGCTGGTATCTCGCTGCAACCGCGCTATTCTGTTGCACCTTATCTCGCTAACGGACAGCTGGTCGCGCTGTTGCCAGAATACCGTCCGCAGGCGATGGGGATTTATGGTATTTACACCTCGCGTCGCCAGATGCCCGCTGCGCTGCGTACCCTGCTGGATTTTCTGGTGGACTGGTTTGCTCACGATCCTCGCTGGCGGGCGCTGACACAACCCTCTGCGCAGTGA
- a CDS encoding MBL fold metallo-hydrolase, which yields MSKSIAFTVSLLAASLGLASAANAAELKIDVFNPGEASVFPVSSEIISGDKEVALIDAQFQRNDAQTLVDRIKATGKKLTTVYISHSDPDYYFGLDVIKAAFPDAKIVATQATIDAINASKDGKVAHWGPVLKENAPKEIVVPQALEGDSFTVDGKKLEVKGLKGPTPDRTYVWIPSLKAVVGGIPVSANIHVWLADTQTPESRVHWRETLKSIEALKPTTVVPGHFIAPTDYTLKNVTFTLQYLETVEKELAKAKDSAALIAAMKKHYPTLKEESGLELSAKVLKGEMKWPQ from the coding sequence ATGTCTAAATCTATCGCTTTTACCGTCTCTTTACTCGCGGCATCGCTAGGCCTGGCTTCTGCTGCTAACGCCGCCGAGTTAAAAATCGATGTGTTTAATCCAGGTGAAGCCAGTGTATTCCCGGTTTCCTCTGAAATTATCAGCGGCGATAAAGAAGTCGCCCTGATCGATGCACAGTTCCAGCGTAACGATGCTCAAACGCTGGTTGATCGCATCAAAGCCACCGGAAAAAAACTGACCACCGTTTATATCAGCCACTCCGATCCTGACTACTATTTCGGTCTGGACGTGATTAAAGCCGCGTTCCCAGACGCTAAAATCGTTGCGACCCAAGCCACCATCGATGCGATTAACGCCAGCAAAGACGGCAAAGTGGCACACTGGGGCCCGGTTCTGAAAGAAAATGCACCGAAAGAAATCGTCGTTCCTCAAGCGCTGGAAGGTGATAGCTTTACCGTTGACGGCAAAAAACTGGAAGTGAAAGGTCTGAAAGGGCCAACGCCGGATCGCACGTACGTCTGGATCCCTTCGCTGAAAGCCGTGGTCGGCGGTATTCCGGTGTCTGCCAACATTCACGTCTGGCTTGCCGATACCCAAACGCCAGAATCTCGCGTTCACTGGCGTGAAACGCTGAAATCCATTGAAGCGCTGAAGCCAACCACCGTCGTGCCGGGTCACTTTATCGCACCAACGGATTACACCTTGAAAAACGTGACCTTTACCCTGCAATATCTGGAAACGGTGGAAAAAGAGCTGGCAAAAGCGAAAGATTCTGCCGCATTGATCGCAGCAATGAAAAAACACTACCCGACGCTGAAAGAAGAGTCAGGTCTTGAATTGAGCGCCAAAGTCCTGAAAGGTGAAATGAAGTGGCCACAGTAA
- a CDS encoding DsbA family protein, whose amino-acid sequence MATVRLHYIYDPLCGWCYGAAPLALAAQEIDGLDLILHGGGMMTGSNSRTITSEWHDYVIPHDRRIAQMTGQTFGEAYYEGLLRDTSVVLDSAPPTAAVLAAETMDDKGMVMLHQIERAHYVSGLKIADVAVLRQCAEAIGLDGDAFSTEFAFIQAETLSKHISASRELLAKVRGQGFPTFALEDANGNFQQIPAANYLGQVDAWRKVLTQMVSRAAA is encoded by the coding sequence GTGGCCACAGTAAGACTGCATTACATTTACGATCCGTTGTGCGGCTGGTGCTACGGCGCCGCCCCACTCGCACTGGCCGCGCAGGAGATTGACGGGCTGGATCTGATCCTCCACGGCGGCGGTATGATGACCGGCAGCAATAGCCGTACCATCACCTCAGAGTGGCACGATTATGTGATCCCCCACGATCGCCGTATTGCGCAAATGACCGGGCAAACTTTCGGAGAAGCGTATTACGAAGGGCTGCTGCGCGACACCAGCGTCGTGCTGGATTCCGCGCCGCCGACGGCTGCCGTACTCGCTGCGGAAACAATGGATGACAAAGGCATGGTGATGTTGCACCAAATCGAGCGTGCGCATTACGTTTCCGGGCTCAAAATCGCCGACGTCGCCGTGCTACGTCAGTGTGCGGAAGCAATCGGGCTGGATGGCGACGCCTTCAGCACCGAGTTCGCCTTTATTCAGGCAGAAACGCTGTCAAAACACATCAGCGCTAGCCGGGAATTACTGGCGAAAGTGCGTGGACAAGGCTTCCCCACGTTTGCGCTGGAAGACGCCAACGGGAATTTCCAGCAAATCCCGGCGGCAAACTACCTCGGTCAGGTAGACGCATGGCGCAAAGTGCTGACACAGATGGTCAGCCGCGCAGCAGCATAA